Proteins from a genomic interval of Gossypium hirsutum isolate 1008001.06 chromosome A09, Gossypium_hirsutum_v2.1, whole genome shotgun sequence:
- the LOC107888934 gene encoding probable polygalacturonase isoform X2, with the protein MAVALLLLWALCNAIRVNGEESNGQCDHKLKFNPRPHSVSIQEFGAIGDGKTLNTIAFRNAIFYLKSFADKGGAQLYVPPGQWLTGSFNLTSHLTLFLEKDAIILGSQDPSHWGIVEPLPSYGRGIELPGRRYRSLVNGYMLRDVVITGDNGTIDGQGSVWWEWFTSHSLNYTRPHLVEFVSSEYVLVSNISLLNAPAYNIHPVYCSNVHIHNISVYAPPESPYTVGIVPDSSDNICIEDCNISMGHDAIAFKSGWDEYGIAYGRPTTIAHVRRVDLRSSTGSSLAFGSEMSGGISDILVEEVHLYDSLTGIEFRTTTDAFPVLEKITLQNIIGTNITIAGNFKGIEESPFTFICLSNISLSINSTSLSPWQCSYVSGFSESVFPEPCPELMNSSTSSCGILMLELQFYNIIL; encoded by the exons ATGGCA GTGGCTTTGCTTTTGCTATGGGCATTGTGCAATGCAATTAGAGTGAATGGAGAAGAAAGCAATGGACAATGTGATCATAAGCTTAAGTTTAACCCCAGACCTCATagtgtttcaattcaagaattcGGTGCTATCGGAGATGGCAAAACTTTGAACACCATCGCCTTTCGAAATGCCATTTTCTATCTCAAATCCTTTGCCGACAAAGGCGGTGCCCAACTTTATGTGCCCCCTGGACAATGGCTTACCGGAAGTTTCAATCTTACGAGCCATCTTACCCTCTTCTTGGAAAAAGATGCCATCATTCTCGGATCTCAG GATCCATCTCATTGGGGTATTGTTGAACCATTACCCTCGTATGGTCGAGGAATCGAGCTTCCCGGTAGAAGATATCGAAGTTTGGTGAATGGTTACATGTTGCGCGATGTCGTCATAACTG GTGATAATGGAACTATAGACGGACAGGGCTCTGTTTGGTGGGAATGGTTCACATCGCATTCTTTAAACTACACGCGCCCTCATCTTGTGGAGTTTGTCTCATCTGAATATGTGCTTGTTTCTAATATTAGTCTTTTGAATGCCCCTGCATATAACATTCATCCAGTCTATTGcag CAATGTACACATTCATAATATATCGGTCTATGCTCCaccagaatctccatatactgtCGGCATAGTCCCAG ATTCTTCAGATAACATTTGCATCGAGGACTGCAACATTAGCATGGGCCATGATGCAATTGCCTTCAAGAGTGGATGGGATGAGTATGGCATTGCATATGGTAGACCGACCACTATCGCCCATGTTCGAAGGGTCGATCTTCGATCATCCACAGGCTCATCTCTTGCCTTTGGTAGTGAAATGTCTGGTGGCATTTCCGATATTCTAGTCGAGGAAGTCCACCTCTACGACTCATTAACTGGTATCGAGTTTAGAACAACAACAG ATGCTTTCCCAGTATTAGAGAAAATCACCCTACAGAACATCATTGGCACAAATATCACCATTGCGGGTAATTTCAAAGGAATTGAAGAATCTCCCTTTACTTTTATATGTCTATCAAATATCTCCTTATCAATCAATTCTACTTCTTTGTCGCCTTGGCAATGTTCATATGTTTCCGGGTTTTCTGAGTCCGTATTCCCAGAACCATGCCCTGAACTTATGAATTCGAGTACTTCATCATGCGGAATCCTAATGCTCGAGCTGCAATTCTATAATATaattctttga
- the LOC107888934 gene encoding probable polygalacturonase isoform X1, whose amino-acid sequence MAVALLLLWALCNAIRVNGEESNGQCDHKLKFNPRPHSVSIQEFGAIGDGKTLNTIAFRNAIFYLKSFADKGGAQLYVPPGQWLTGSFNLTSHLTLFLEKDAIILGSQDPSHWGIVEPLPSYGRGIELPGRRYRSLVNGYMLRDVVITGDNGTIDGQGSVWWEWFTSHSLNYTRPHLVEFVSSEYVLVSNISLLNAPAYNIHPVYCSNVHIHNISVYAPPESPYTVGIVPDSSDNICIEDCNISMGHDAIAFKSGWDEYGIAYGRPTTIAHVRRVDLRSSTGSSLAFGSEMSGGISDILVEEVHLYDSLTGIEFRTTTGRGGYIKEIMISDVDLLNVNTSFAAIGDYGSHPDDKFDPDAFPVLEKITLQNIIGTNITIAGNFKGIEESPFTFICLSNISLSINSTSLSPWQCSYVSGFSESVFPEPCPELMNSSTSSCGILMLELQFYNIIL is encoded by the exons ATGGCA GTGGCTTTGCTTTTGCTATGGGCATTGTGCAATGCAATTAGAGTGAATGGAGAAGAAAGCAATGGACAATGTGATCATAAGCTTAAGTTTAACCCCAGACCTCATagtgtttcaattcaagaattcGGTGCTATCGGAGATGGCAAAACTTTGAACACCATCGCCTTTCGAAATGCCATTTTCTATCTCAAATCCTTTGCCGACAAAGGCGGTGCCCAACTTTATGTGCCCCCTGGACAATGGCTTACCGGAAGTTTCAATCTTACGAGCCATCTTACCCTCTTCTTGGAAAAAGATGCCATCATTCTCGGATCTCAG GATCCATCTCATTGGGGTATTGTTGAACCATTACCCTCGTATGGTCGAGGAATCGAGCTTCCCGGTAGAAGATATCGAAGTTTGGTGAATGGTTACATGTTGCGCGATGTCGTCATAACTG GTGATAATGGAACTATAGACGGACAGGGCTCTGTTTGGTGGGAATGGTTCACATCGCATTCTTTAAACTACACGCGCCCTCATCTTGTGGAGTTTGTCTCATCTGAATATGTGCTTGTTTCTAATATTAGTCTTTTGAATGCCCCTGCATATAACATTCATCCAGTCTATTGcag CAATGTACACATTCATAATATATCGGTCTATGCTCCaccagaatctccatatactgtCGGCATAGTCCCAG ATTCTTCAGATAACATTTGCATCGAGGACTGCAACATTAGCATGGGCCATGATGCAATTGCCTTCAAGAGTGGATGGGATGAGTATGGCATTGCATATGGTAGACCGACCACTATCGCCCATGTTCGAAGGGTCGATCTTCGATCATCCACAGGCTCATCTCTTGCCTTTGGTAGTGAAATGTCTGGTGGCATTTCCGATATTCTAGTCGAGGAAGTCCACCTCTACGACTCATTAACTGGTATCGAGTTTAGAACAACAACAGGTAGGGGTGGTTACATCAAAGAAATCATGATATCAGATGTTGACTTGCTAAATGTTAATACATCTTTTGCTGCCATTGGTGACTATGGATCCCATCCCGATGACAAATTCGACCCAGATGCTTTCCCAGTATTAGAGAAAATCACCCTACAGAACATCATTGGCACAAATATCACCATTGCGGGTAATTTCAAAGGAATTGAAGAATCTCCCTTTACTTTTATATGTCTATCAAATATCTCCTTATCAATCAATTCTACTTCTTTGTCGCCTTGGCAATGTTCATATGTTTCCGGGTTTTCTGAGTCCGTATTCCCAGAACCATGCCCTGAACTTATGAATTCGAGTACTTCATCATGCGGAATCCTAATGCTCGAGCTGCAATTCTATAATATaattctttga